The Roseibium sp. Sym1 nucleotide sequence CCGAGATGCCGATCGAGCCGATGAACCTGCCGTTCAGTTTCCACACCAGGACAATCAGGACCGCTGCCATCGCGATTGCCCCGCCAAGGAGAATCGCCACCGCCCCCCCCAGCCCGTATTGACTGATCACGCCAACGTTGTTGGAAGCAAAGAAGCTCAGGAACAAGACGCCGGCCGACGCAGCCGGCAGTGCGAAAAGCAATGTTGCCTTGGTCGTCACCGCAACCGCCACCAATGCCAGAAGCGGCGTCAACAGACACAGGACCGAACGCAACAGGCGTTCTCCGAAGACTTCGACATGCCTTGCATCCCACTCGGCAACCGAAAACAGGTCAATGAAATTGGTTTCTCTCGGGTGGCGCCAATTGCGCGTCACCTCGGCGCTCACCTTGGGCAAATCCATGTAAAATTTGTCGACATACATGTATTTCAAAGGCGGCAGAATGTCCTTTTGATCGCAGTCGACGCAGCCGGGTTCCCGTTTCTGCGCGGTCTTCGCCTTCCGCTCGCCCGCCCGATCTGAAAACTCGTAGACATTCACATCATTCAAGAGCAGACCGAATTGGTTCTGTTCCCCGATCTTTGGGTTGAACAGCCGGCTGGCGACGATCACCCTTCCAAGATCGTCAGACCGTTTCTGATGCATGAACACATCGCCCGCAACTGTCTTCAGGTGTCCAGACGCGGCAAAAATCGTTGTGTCACCAACCTGGTAGAACCGTCCGGATGCCAGGTCTCCATCCCGGATCGCCTGATGGGCAACCCCTTCCAGGGTCGTGACCAGGAGGTAGCGGGACACAGGTTCGACGAACCCGGAAAGCGCAAGGGACAGGGCCGCACCCGTGAGGCCTACCGTCACGGCGGTCAGGCTCAGTGTCCGGGGGCCATAGCCAAAACCAGCGAATATCTTGAATTCCTGGTTTTCACGACGCCGCAATACAACAATATAGACCCCGACAAG carries:
- a CDS encoding LptF/LptG family permease encodes the protein MSADIFKITLIVLVTIEALFLSDVIVSRVLPELLSLGAGIGSIALIVLFSVPNGLFIALPTALLVGVYIVVLRRRENQEFKIFAGFGYGPRTLSLTAVTVGLTGAALSLALSGFVEPVSRYLLVTTLEGVAHQAIRDGDLASGRFYQVGDTTIFAASGHLKTVAGDVFMHQKRSDDLGRVIVASRLFNPKIGEQNQFGLLLNDVNVYEFSDRAGERKAKTAQKREPGCVDCDQKDILPPLKYMYVDKFYMDLPKVSAEVTRNWRHPRETNFIDLFSVAEWDARHVEVFGERLLRSVLCLLTPLLALVAVAVTTKATLLFALPAASAGVLFLSFFASNNVGVISQYGLGGAVAILLGGAIAMAAVLIVLVWKLNGRFIGSIGISV